In a genomic window of Acetomicrobium sp. S15 = DSM 107314:
- a CDS encoding cupin domain-containing protein: protein MEDDIKGKVFKLKDLVGFQEESIVSRTIVDRPEGTITLFAFDEGQALSEHSAPYDALVTVVEGRLEVKLGGKPNEMHAGESIIMPAGVPHALRALSQAKMLLVMVRGS from the coding sequence GTGGAAGATGACATCAAGGGGAAGGTTTTTAAGCTCAAAGACCTGGTCGGATTCCAAGAGGAGTCTATCGTGAGCAGAACCATTGTAGATAGGCCTGAAGGGACAATTACGCTGTTCGCTTTCGACGAAGGACAGGCCTTGAGCGAGCACAGTGCTCCCTATGATGCGCTTGTGACGGTCGTAGAAGGAAGGCTCGAGGTCAAGCTCGGCGGCAAGCCCAACGAAATGCACGCCGGCGAGTCCATAATCATGCCGGCCGGCGTGCCCCATGCCCTGCGGGCGTTATCGCAGGCTAAGATGCTCCTTGTGATGGTTCGTGGAAGTTAG
- a CDS encoding phosphomannomutase/phosphoglucomutase, translated as MADVSVWSRIVREYDIRGIVGEDLTPHVAYCLGLGYAAYIEGQGFGRERVAVGHDGRISSPSLALALSCGLADGGLSPLLLGMVPTPIVYYATHVLDVIGGIAVTGSHNPPEYNGFKVCVRTQTLWGESLKEIGQMAASAMTKPSISGSEALKDRGFERVDVMGRYIQDVLSRVDAKSIRLASPKVIIDGGNGVAGPVAKKVLDGLGCDVKGLYIEPDGNFPNHHPDPTIEETLKDLKREVAGSGADFGIAFDGDGDRIGAVDESGNVVWGDKLLVVYARQILKEHPGATIIGDVKCSSVSFKAIEAAGGEAVMWKAGHSLVKAKLRETGALMAAEMSGHVFFADRYWGFDDATYAAARLVEVYSKAKLDSPKTKFSDLLADLPRTFATPEVRIPWPDEEKFSVVECLAQKIKAWPDVNEVITIDGVRAHLKDGWVLVRASNTQPALVLRCESCVSQAHLEELRKRLEALLAELQPA; from the coding sequence ATGGCAGACGTGAGCGTTTGGTCCCGCATCGTGAGGGAATACGACATCCGCGGCATAGTAGGAGAGGATCTTACCCCTCACGTGGCTTATTGTCTGGGCCTTGGATACGCAGCTTACATAGAAGGGCAGGGCTTCGGCAGGGAGCGCGTTGCCGTAGGACATGACGGGCGCATCTCTTCGCCGTCGCTGGCGTTGGCTTTATCGTGTGGCTTGGCCGACGGCGGGCTGTCGCCTCTTCTATTGGGGATGGTTCCGACCCCAATCGTCTATTACGCCACCCACGTTTTAGACGTGATCGGAGGCATTGCTGTTACGGGAAGCCACAACCCACCCGAGTACAACGGCTTTAAAGTCTGTGTCAGGACGCAAACGCTTTGGGGTGAAAGCTTGAAAGAGATAGGCCAAATGGCTGCATCAGCTATGACAAAACCTTCCATCTCGGGTAGTGAGGCGCTTAAAGATAGGGGTTTTGAGCGCGTGGACGTTATGGGTCGCTACATACAAGACGTCCTATCGCGCGTCGACGCAAAAAGCATCCGTCTTGCCAGCCCAAAAGTCATCATCGACGGCGGCAACGGCGTCGCGGGTCCAGTCGCGAAGAAGGTCCTCGACGGATTGGGTTGTGATGTGAAGGGGCTTTATATAGAGCCTGACGGAAATTTCCCGAACCATCACCCGGATCCGACTATAGAGGAAACGCTGAAGGACCTCAAGAGGGAGGTCGCCGGCTCTGGCGCCGACTTCGGGATCGCCTTCGACGGCGACGGAGACAGGATAGGCGCTGTCGACGAGTCGGGAAACGTCGTATGGGGAGATAAGCTCCTCGTAGTTTATGCTCGCCAGATCCTAAAAGAACATCCAGGTGCGACGATCATAGGCGACGTCAAGTGTTCATCTGTGAGTTTTAAGGCTATAGAGGCTGCCGGAGGCGAGGCGGTCATGTGGAAGGCCGGGCATTCGCTCGTCAAGGCCAAGCTGAGAGAGACGGGAGCTCTAATGGCCGCCGAGATGAGCGGTCATGTATTTTTCGCGGACCGCTATTGGGGTTTTGACGACGCCACATACGCAGCCGCACGGTTGGTGGAGGTTTATTCCAAGGCTAAGCTTGACAGTCCGAAGACGAAGTTTTCAGATCTCTTGGCAGATTTGCCTCGCACTTTCGCTACGCCGGAGGTCCGAATTCCATGGCCCGACGAGGAAAAATTTTCCGTAGTGGAGTGCCTTGCTCAGAAGATAAAGGCGTGGCCCGACGTGAATGAGGTCATCACCATAGACGGCGTGCGGGCTCATCTGAAAGATGGCTGGGTTTTGGTGCGCGCCTCAAACACACAGCCCGCATTGGTCTTGAGGTGCGAGTCTTGTGTCTCCCAGGCGCACCTGGAAGAGTTGAGGAAAAGGCTTGAAGCGCTCTTGGCAGAATTGCAGCCGGCGTGA
- a CDS encoding metallophosphoesterase — METRLIVTLLFAAFSSYAAANYYIFSHLKAAANSPGTFLLLLFWALAAISYPAGRLLEAYIVKNTLTWGMIWVGSYYLAFMVYAILLCLAVDIYRLLSYLFAAMPPLSTASRGGIWAIGSIAIIALVVAAGLNARRIQITKIELSMPGQGSTVREDMHIAAISDIHVGCFMRNSRIKELVDTVNSLKPHTVWLAGDIVDESVYQAEEEKLAEEFSRLEAPYGVYAVTGNHEYYAGVEEVADYLRRGGVRLLRDEAVVVGDAILLVGRNDIRGSSFGDSRLPLKELLREVPPLPTFILDHTPLKLSEAEEAGVTMQISGHTHNGQLFPFNFITSLIFEKSWGLLQKGNTIYYISCGFGTWGPPTRLGSVPEIVFLTLKFVPSP, encoded by the coding sequence GTGGAGACGAGGCTCATCGTGACGCTGCTCTTCGCGGCATTTTCTTCTTACGCTGCGGCAAATTACTATATCTTCTCCCATCTGAAGGCAGCAGCAAATTCACCGGGAACCTTCTTGTTGTTGCTGTTCTGGGCCCTTGCGGCGATTTCCTACCCGGCCGGCAGGTTATTGGAAGCTTATATCGTCAAAAACACCCTTACGTGGGGCATGATATGGGTCGGCTCTTACTATCTGGCTTTCATGGTCTACGCCATACTCCTCTGTTTGGCTGTCGATATCTACAGGCTTTTGAGCTATCTCTTTGCCGCCATGCCTCCGCTGTCGACGGCTTCAAGGGGAGGGATCTGGGCCATCGGCAGCATAGCGATCATCGCGCTCGTAGTGGCAGCGGGTCTAAACGCCAGAAGGATCCAGATTACGAAAATCGAACTCTCTATGCCAGGCCAAGGCAGCACTGTTAGAGAGGATATGCACATAGCGGCGATCTCTGACATACATGTGGGTTGCTTCATGCGCAACTCTCGTATAAAAGAGCTGGTCGACACGGTAAATTCCTTAAAACCGCACACGGTTTGGCTGGCAGGAGACATAGTAGATGAGAGCGTCTATCAAGCCGAAGAGGAGAAACTGGCCGAAGAATTCTCCCGCCTCGAGGCTCCCTACGGGGTCTATGCCGTGACCGGCAACCACGAATATTACGCCGGCGTTGAGGAGGTAGCCGATTATCTGAGACGAGGGGGCGTTAGGTTACTGCGCGACGAGGCGGTGGTTGTTGGCGATGCCATTCTGCTCGTCGGCCGAAACGACATACGCGGTAGCTCCTTCGGCGATAGCCGTCTTCCCCTAAAAGAACTTCTGCGCGAAGTTCCGCCGCTTCCTACGTTTATCCTCGACCACACACCACTCAAACTGAGCGAAGCCGAAGAGGCTGGCGTAACCATGCAGATATCTGGGCACACCCACAACGGTCAGCTCTTCCCTTTTAATTTCATTACATCACTCATCTTCGAGAAATCGTGGGGGCTATTGCAAAAAGGTAATACTATATATTACATATCGTGCGGATTCGGCACTTGGGGACCTCCAACGCGCCTCGGCTCCGTGCCCGAGATCGTGTTTTTGACCTTAAAGTTCGTTCCCTCGCCCTAA
- a CDS encoding M48 family metallopeptidase, with protein MRAKRTSLVVAIFLLLLLPIEACAALPASAVPEVWQRLTKAANLEKPGPIRIVKQKEPNAWVSFSVGSYSVSVTTGMLDLLDSEDELAGVLAHELGHIKLNHYGSTVGRGVFYSLIFKAIGYKGSSGIDPVELGLALAEAGFSREQEVEADDYGIELATKAGYDPWGLVRALEKMKEAGYTTSPNGFNSHPPTDRRLQHVRQTAQKFALTEAK; from the coding sequence ATGAGAGCCAAGAGAACGTCGCTTGTCGTGGCGATATTCCTCCTGCTCCTGTTGCCGATCGAAGCTTGCGCGGCGCTTCCTGCCTCCGCCGTGCCAGAGGTGTGGCAGCGCCTCACAAAGGCCGCCAACTTAGAAAAGCCTGGGCCAATCAGAATCGTGAAACAGAAGGAGCCCAATGCCTGGGTCTCCTTCTCTGTGGGGTCGTATTCGGTATCCGTGACTACTGGGATGTTGGATCTTCTCGATAGCGAGGATGAGCTCGCCGGCGTTTTGGCCCATGAATTAGGCCACATAAAACTCAACCACTACGGCTCGACCGTGGGGCGAGGAGTGTTCTACAGCCTCATCTTCAAGGCTATAGGCTACAAGGGGAGTTCCGGCATAGACCCGGTGGAACTCGGTTTGGCCCTCGCGGAAGCGGGCTTCAGCAGGGAGCAAGAGGTGGAGGCAGACGACTACGGCATCGAGCTCGCCACTAAAGCCGGTTATGACCCATGGGGATTGGTACGCGCTCTGGAAAAGATGAAGGAGGCCGGCTATACCACTTCTCCCAATGGCTTTAACTCGCACCCGCCCACAGACCGTCGTCTGCAGCACGTTCGCCAAACTGCCCAGAAATTTGCCCTAACAGAGGCGAAATAA
- a CDS encoding oligopeptide/dipeptide ABC transporter ATP-binding protein, whose product MNAACVKNLRVFFGKGKEATWALHGIDFVLPLGGSLAIIGESGSGKTTLLRALLGLVAPSEGEALLFDTDLHSVEAAKRRSARRRCGYVAQDPYGSLPPTLSVEDAVAEVWQLVHGSTKEAKEKATSLLEELNIDRDMFKSSLRDGLSGGQRQRVAIARALVLEPELLLADEPTSMQDASTRWDVLEVLKRRIKKGMALLFVTHDLLLAKAITERGLVLFQGNPCEEGPSNAIIENPIHPYTKALASALPRLGKPLEAAARRRGAPKKEGSCPFLPFCPESFDKCDVSPPFENASFGRKVACWHFL is encoded by the coding sequence ATGAACGCCGCTTGCGTAAAAAACCTCCGCGTGTTCTTCGGCAAAGGGAAAGAGGCAACGTGGGCGCTGCACGGCATCGATTTCGTTCTGCCCTTAGGTGGAAGCCTTGCCATAATAGGCGAATCAGGAAGCGGCAAAACTACGCTGCTGAGGGCGCTTCTCGGATTGGTAGCACCCAGCGAAGGTGAGGCCCTGCTATTTGACACTGACCTCCATTCAGTCGAAGCGGCAAAGCGAAGGAGCGCGCGCCGTCGTTGCGGTTATGTGGCTCAGGATCCATACGGCTCTCTGCCACCCACTTTGAGCGTAGAAGATGCAGTGGCTGAAGTGTGGCAGCTTGTCCACGGTTCAACGAAAGAAGCGAAAGAAAAAGCGACTTCGCTTCTCGAGGAACTTAACATTGACCGCGATATGTTCAAAAGTTCCCTCCGCGATGGCCTTTCGGGGGGACAGCGTCAGAGGGTGGCCATCGCCAGGGCCCTTGTGCTCGAGCCCGAACTGCTCCTGGCGGACGAGCCCACTTCTATGCAGGATGCTTCTACGAGGTGGGATGTTCTCGAGGTGTTAAAGAGAAGAATAAAAAAAGGGATGGCCCTCTTGTTCGTAACTCACGATCTCCTCTTAGCTAAGGCAATAACCGAGAGGGGCTTGGTCCTCTTCCAAGGGAATCCATGCGAGGAAGGACCCAGTAATGCCATCATAGAAAATCCGATACACCCTTACACGAAAGCGCTCGCCTCCGCCCTGCCACGCCTCGGCAAACCGTTAGAGGCAGCCGCGCGGCGACGAGGCGCGCCCAAAAAAGAAGGAAGTTGTCCTTTTTTGCCTTTCTGCCCCGAAAGCTTTGACAAATGTGATGTCTCGCCACCCTTTGAGAATGCCTCCTTTGGGCGCAAAGTAGCTTGTTGGCATTTTCTATAG